The Methanosphaera sp. BMS genome contains a region encoding:
- a CDS encoding mRNA surveillance protein pelota, with protein MQIKNQDKKIGLIEVVPETLDDLWHLSHIVEINDYISTLTTRRIQDTNSGKTRADRGVKKTFYLGLRVEKISFHKYTGTLRFTGIIESGPEDLIPLGSHHTINMQVNNSLKIQKKWNKWALDRLTQAVNASKRANEIIVAIEDNNTELGLIKQYGIEYVGPIIGDISGKQNIDKNRKEKIKQYYEDITKLILQHMPVNKLIIIGPGFTKNDYYNYLDEKHPDLAKNAVLESTGAGGHAGIQEVLKNGLIQNLTKDAKIATEISLVNKLLENIGKSSNLVTYGIKQVENAANMGAVEKLLVVDELVRQDNIQKIMNTTENMGGNIEIISSQHDGGKQLEALGSIAAFLRYPL; from the coding sequence ATGCAAATCAAAAATCAGGATAAAAAAATAGGATTAATTGAAGTAGTGCCCGAAACGCTCGATGATTTATGGCATTTATCACACATCGTAGAGATAAACGATTACATATCCACATTAACTACCAGAAGAATTCAGGATACAAACAGCGGAAAGACAAGGGCAGATCGTGGAGTGAAAAAAACATTCTATCTGGGATTGCGGGTAGAAAAGATATCCTTCCATAAATACACTGGAACATTAAGATTTACGGGAATAATAGAATCAGGGCCGGAAGATCTGATACCGTTGGGATCTCATCACACAATAAACATGCAAGTAAACAACAGTCTGAAGATACAGAAGAAATGGAACAAATGGGCACTTGATAGATTAACCCAGGCAGTTAACGCTTCAAAAAGAGCAAATGAAATAATAGTGGCGATAGAAGACAATAATACTGAACTGGGATTAATAAAGCAATATGGGATAGAATATGTAGGTCCAATAATAGGGGATATCAGCGGTAAGCAAAACATCGACAAAAACAGAAAGGAAAAAATCAAGCAATACTATGAGGATATAACAAAACTAATACTCCAGCACATGCCAGTAAATAAACTGATAATTATCGGCCCGGGATTTACAAAAAATGACTATTACAACTATCTGGATGAAAAACATCCCGATTTAGCCAAAAATGCAGTGCTGGAAAGTACGGGGGCAGGAGGACATGCCGGAATCCAGGAAGTGCTTAAAAATGGACTAATACAAAACTTAACAAAGGATGCAAAAATAGCAACCGAAATATCACTTGTGAACAAATTGCTGGAAAATATTGGAAAATCATCAAATCTCGTCACGTATGGGATAAAACAAGTGGAAAATGCAGCCAACATGGGAGCTGTAGAAAAATTATTGGTCGTGGATGAACTCGTAAGACAAGACAATATACAAAAGATAATGAACACTACCGAGAATATGGGTGGAAACATTGAAATCATAAGCAGTCAACACGATGGAGGAAAGCAATTGGAGGCATTGGGTTCCATTGCCGCATTTTTAAGATATCCTCTATGA
- a CDS encoding RNA-guided endonuclease TnpB family protein, whose product MYKSFVVRIYPDEVQESFFINQFGCCRFVFNTFLDAKKTVYSDNGEYLSFYDCSTMLTELKKSKTWLKRVDSQALIESLKNLENAFDRFFKHLSKYPRYKSKYNPVQSYKTNNINNNIRIEGKRIRLPKVGWIRFRTHQKISGKIQSVTVKQKASGKYFVSILCKDVTRHVFKSNDRSCGIDLGISRFVTINTGEIIHFPQQNKIIQLDKKIQRFQRKLSKKEIGSKNYNKIKKKIALAYEKRHNILDYHFYKIAQRLTEKYHVISMETLNIKGMLKNSRLSRSIQEKSWHMFTRILEQKAYEHGRKLIHIDQWYPSSKTCNNCKYHKEDLTLNNRTWTCPLCGNRHDRDINAAKNIHQEGLKIINQIQY is encoded by the coding sequence ATGTATAAGAGTTTTGTTGTTCGTATTTATCCTGATGAGGTTCAGGAGAGTTTTTTTATTAATCAGTTTGGTTGTTGCCGTTTTGTTTTTAACACTTTTCTGGATGCTAAAAAGACTGTATACTCAGATAATGGAGAGTATTTGTCTTTTTATGATTGTTCGACTATGTTGACTGAGTTGAAGAAGTCTAAGACTTGGTTAAAACGAGTTGATTCACAAGCTTTGATTGAATCGTTGAAAAATTTAGAAAATGCTTTTGACCGATTTTTTAAACACCTTAGCAAGTATCCACGCTATAAAAGTAAGTATAATCCGGTACAATCTTATAAAACCAATAATATCAATAACAACATCAGAATTGAAGGTAAACGTATTCGTCTTCCCAAGGTAGGTTGGATACGATTTCGTACACATCAAAAGATATCCGGCAAAATACAATCTGTCACTGTTAAACAAAAAGCATCCGGTAAGTATTTTGTTTCTATTTTATGTAAAGATGTCACAAGGCATGTTTTTAAGAGTAATGATCGTAGTTGTGGTATAGATTTGGGAATATCACGTTTTGTCACAATAAACACGGGCGAAATAATACATTTCCCACAACAAAACAAGATCATACAATTAGACAAGAAAATACAAAGATTTCAAAGAAAACTATCCAAAAAAGAAATTGGCAGCAAAAACTACAATAAAATCAAAAAGAAGATAGCCTTAGCATATGAAAAAAGACATAACATACTAGACTATCATTTCTATAAGATAGCACAACGATTAACAGAAAAATATCACGTAATCTCTATGGAAACACTAAACATTAAAGGCATGCTAAAAAACAGCAGACTATCACGAAGTATACAAGAAAAATCATGGCACATGTTCACCAGAATACTAGAACAAAAAGCATACGAACACGGACGAAAACTAATACACATAGACCAATGGTACCCATCCAGCAAAACATGCAACAACTGTAAATACCACAAAGAAGACCTAACACTAAACAACCGAACATGGACATGCCCCCTATGTGGTAATAGACATGATAGGGACATTAATGCTGCTAAAAATATACATCAGGAAGGATTAAAAATAATTAATCAAATACAATATTGA
- a CDS encoding cell wall biosynthesis protein has translation MEIYMLWIIGLILTLILTTIFTVLFTKIKGNLFEDIRGGIPKGVGIAPFIVMVLLFPKPYNILIAIIGITAFIDDIIGRKKLTSYLEVGQLMRGLGIIIVMLWGYYIMGPIAILVALMVQIFNIADMEPGVACIAVLIMSAVSFTILVLMHSPSYYLPVLLFVICLGYISQDYSGYIMMGEIGNHSFGVALGVCFALVSAALAKAVSPVMFYPVEFLIMLILFLMTAIIIAYLRRETLHYYLERYLDIQNPTFGDYVMDVLTGGGLGDLIRKLLLGDKQITIKNSFAIALGARRLVYNPVKNTSN, from the coding sequence ATGGAAATATATATGTTATGGATAATTGGATTAATACTTACTCTAATCTTAACAACAATATTTACAGTATTGTTTACAAAAATCAAAGGAAATTTATTCGAAGATATTCGAGGTGGAATACCAAAAGGTGTTGGAATAGCACCATTTATAGTAATGGTTCTTCTGTTTCCGAAACCATACAATATTCTAATTGCAATTATTGGGATAACGGCCTTTATTGATGATATAATAGGACGTAAGAAGTTAACATCATACCTTGAAGTAGGACAGCTAATGCGTGGTCTGGGTATAATAATTGTAATGCTATGGGGTTATTATATAATGGGCCCAATAGCAATATTGGTGGCACTGATGGTACAAATATTCAATATCGCAGACATGGAACCGGGAGTTGCATGTATCGCTGTATTGATAATGTCTGCCGTATCATTCACAATATTGGTATTGATGCATTCACCATCATACTATCTGCCGGTACTCCTATTTGTAATCTGTCTGGGTTACATATCACAGGATTACTCAGGATATATTATGATGGGAGAAATAGGTAACCATTCCTTCGGTGTTGCACTTGGCGTATGTTTCGCATTAGTTTCAGCAGCACTTGCAAAAGCAGTATCACCAGTAATGTTCTATCCTGTAGAATTCCTGATAATGTTAATACTATTCCTAATGACTGCTATAATCATAGCATATTTAAGAAGAGAAACGTTACATTATTATCTTGAAAGATATCTGGATATTCAAAATCCAACATTTGGAGATTATGTAATGGATGTATTAACCGGTGGAGGATTAGGAGATTTAATTAGAAAATTACTGTTGGGAGATAAGCAAATAACAATTAAAAACTCCTTTGCAATTGCACTGGGTGCTAGAAGATTAGTTTATAATCCGGTTAAAAATACATCTAACTAA
- a CDS encoding IS1182 family transposase: MLPTDIRTMIPGDHVCFFIEKIVNCVDFSEIDFQYVDTPGQKAYPAAMLVRIIILGTIYSIHSNRKLERIVRENIVFMYLAGFQTPVFSTIAAFKRDHQDLIEKVFLETINYGHNKYLIDLDSISVDGSKTRAYANKYNNLTNEDVLKLLHIIRKGIITDVEENKALENRQNKTIKNEEDKKEQIKEALKESRNIKVKQDEKPQTVKKIIPEEKDEKQKLLDDFRSKPMKNSMKHDESKFDEELYELIDDNDLNFCGKQILKQAIEHPETAYKQVRKLEKCKEELEKSGKNTVNYTDPEARKSPNKEQVMQTGYNEQIVVDNKNGIIIAVDVTQDANDQNQLLPMIEQTQNNLQEALNITTEETEQLIHNMDILADNGYYKDEIVHKNYEEEHYNILMPNRQQASKQKDCLRRKSQRKQNHNKKDGFSKHNMIKDEENYCYICPENKILPVQQVYPGKYNDRIIYYTSECSKCPSKDICLTNKMTGKVITDYTSEAKELLAYNFETPAGEKQYSKRMPMVEPRFAYNKYTLKYRQYHLIGLNNAKMQQTLMATAQNIVKIHNIELKEQQNNKTIIDLT; the protein is encoded by the coding sequence TTGTTACCTACGGATATTAGAACTATGATTCCTGGGGATCATGTTTGTTTTTTTATTGAGAAGATTGTGAATTGTGTGGATTTTAGTGAAATTGATTTTCAGTATGTTGATACTCCTGGTCAGAAGGCTTATCCTGCTGCTATGTTGGTTCGTATTATTATATTAGGTACTATTTATTCAATTCATAGTAATCGTAAGTTGGAGCGTATTGTTCGTGAGAACATTGTGTTTATGTATTTGGCCGGTTTTCAAACTCCTGTTTTCAGCACTATCGCTGCTTTTAAACGTGACCATCAGGATTTAATTGAAAAAGTATTTCTTGAAACAATAAATTATGGTCACAATAAATATTTGATTGATTTGGATAGTATAAGTGTTGATGGAAGTAAAACACGGGCATATGCCAATAAATATAATAACTTAACTAATGAGGATGTATTGAAACTGTTACATATCATCAGAAAAGGAATCATTACTGATGTGGAAGAGAATAAAGCATTGGAAAATCGTCAGAACAAGACCATTAAAAATGAAGAGGATAAAAAGGAACAAATCAAAGAAGCGTTAAAAGAATCACGTAACATCAAAGTAAAACAGGATGAAAAACCACAAACAGTTAAGAAAATAATTCCGGAAGAAAAAGATGAAAAACAGAAATTATTAGATGATTTTCGTAGCAAACCAATGAAAAACAGTATGAAACATGACGAAAGCAAATTTGATGAAGAATTGTATGAATTAATTGATGATAATGATTTAAACTTCTGTGGAAAACAGATACTAAAACAGGCAATAGAACATCCAGAAACAGCATACAAACAAGTACGTAAATTAGAAAAATGCAAAGAAGAACTTGAAAAAAGTGGTAAAAACACTGTAAATTACACAGACCCTGAGGCAAGAAAAAGTCCTAACAAAGAACAAGTCATGCAAACAGGATATAATGAACAAATTGTAGTAGACAACAAAAATGGAATCATAATAGCAGTAGATGTAACACAAGACGCAAACGATCAAAACCAACTATTGCCCATGATAGAACAAACACAAAACAACCTTCAAGAAGCATTAAACATCACAACTGAAGAAACAGAACAGTTAATCCACAACATGGATATACTGGCAGACAACGGATACTACAAAGACGAAATAGTACATAAAAACTATGAAGAAGAACATTACAACATATTAATGCCCAACAGGCAACAAGCATCAAAACAAAAAGACTGCTTAAGAAGAAAAAGTCAGAGAAAACAGAACCACAACAAAAAAGATGGATTTTCAAAACACAACATGATAAAAGACGAAGAAAACTACTGCTACATATGTCCTGAAAACAAAATACTACCAGTACAACAGGTCTATCCTGGAAAATACAATGATAGAATAATTTATTACACATCTGAATGCAGTAAATGTCCTTCCAAAGACATATGCTTAACAAATAAAATGACGGGAAAAGTAATAACAGATTACACAAGCGAAGCCAAAGAACTACTAGCATATAACTTCGAAACACCAGCAGGAGAGAAACAATACTCTAAGAGAATGCCAATGGTAGAACCACGATTCGCATACAACAAATACACACTAAAATACAGACAATATCACTTAATAGGATTAAATAATGCAAAAATGCAACAAACACTCATGGCCACAGCACAAAACATAGTAAAAATACACAACATAGAACTAAAAGAACAACAAAACAATAAAACAATAATAGATTTAACTTAA
- a CDS encoding nucleotidyltransferase domain-containing protein, producing MINRINLAKQFAEKLKSEDITLIMLYGSVARRQDTPNSDIDILIVSKNADKLRSKVNELAVDVILDCGEVISPHLMTEEHFNKTKNNMFLSNVLKEGVVLG from the coding sequence TTGATTAATAGAATTAACTTAGCTAAACAATTTGCAGAAAAATTAAAATCTGAAGATATTACATTAATCATGTTATATGGTTCTGTTGCTCGAAGACAGGACACTCCTAACTCTGATATTGATATTCTAATTGTTTCGAAAAATGCTGATAAATTAAGATCTAAAGTAAATGAGTTAGCTGTTGATGTGATTCTTGATTGTGGGGAAGTTATATCACCACATTTAATGACAGAAGAACATTTTAATAAAACTAAGAATAATATGTTTTTATCCAATGTACTCAAAGAGGGTGTTGTTCTTGGATGA
- a CDS encoding transposase, translating to MVLREDTIGQTFLLPTDIRTLIPEDHVCFFIEKLVNCVDFSEIDFQYVDTPGQKAYPAAMLVRIILLGTIYSIHSSRKLERIVRENIVFMYLAGFQTPVF from the coding sequence ATGGTTTTACGTGAAGATACTATTGGTCAAACATTTTTGTTACCTACAGATATTAGGACTTTGATTCCTGAGGATCATGTTTGTTTTTTTATAGAGAAACTTGTGAATTGTGTTGATTTTAGTGAAATTGATTTTCAATATGTTGATACTCCTGGTCAAAAGGCTTATCCTGCCGCTATGCTGGTACGAATAATACTTTTGGGCACCATATATTCTATTCATAGTAGTCGTAAGTTGGAACGTATTGTTCGTGAAAATATTGTATTTATGTATTTAGCTGGATTTCAAACTCCTGTTTTTTAG
- a CDS encoding transposase — protein MQSGYNEQITVDNKNGLIIAVDVTQDANDQKQLIPMIEKTQETLQNALNISQEESEQIIQNTDILADNGYSTNQTIHNIYDEGKYSILIPNKQQATQQKDCLKRKSQKQNNNKDGFSKHNMIKDEENYCYICPENKVLPVQQVYPGKYNDRIIYYTHECSKCPSKNICLTNKMTGKVLTDYTSQAKELLAYKFETPHGQKQYKKRMPMVEPRFAYNKYALKYRQYHILGLENAKMQQTLMATAQNIVKIHNLELKEQSKNKILIDLT, from the coding sequence ATGCAATCAGGATATAACGAACAAATAACAGTAGACAACAAAAACGGACTAATAATAGCAGTAGATGTAACACAAGATGCAAATGATCAAAAACAATTAATACCCATGATAGAAAAAACACAAGAAACTTTACAAAACGCATTAAACATATCACAAGAGGAATCAGAACAAATAATACAAAACACGGATATACTCGCAGATAATGGCTATTCTACTAATCAAACAATACATAACATATACGATGAAGGAAAATATTCAATTTTAATCCCCAACAAACAACAAGCAACTCAACAAAAAGATTGCCTAAAAAGAAAAAGCCAAAAACAAAACAACAATAAAGATGGATTTTCAAAACACAACATGATAAAAGATGAAGAAAACTACTGCTACATCTGCCCAGAAAACAAAGTATTACCAGTACAACAAGTCTATCCTGGAAAATACAACGACAGAATAATATACTACACACATGAATGCAGCAAATGCCCTTCAAAAAACATATGCTTAACCAATAAAATGACAGGAAAAGTACTCACAGACTACACCAGCCAAGCCAAAGAATTACTGGCCTATAAGTTTGAAACACCACATGGACAAAAACAATACAAAAAACGAATGCCAATGGTAGAACCACGATTCGCATACAACAAATACGCCCTGAAATACAGACAATATCACATATTAGGGCTGGAAAATGCAAAAATGCAACAAACACTCATGGCAACAGCACAAAACATAGTGAAAATACATAATCTAGAACTTAAAGAACAATCAAAAAATAAAATATTAATAGATCTAACTTAA
- a CDS encoding uroporphyrinogen decarboxylase family protein: MNMKDNLINALNGKDCEKTPVTAFPSVLTTELLSKANTNFNEACHDAEKMAEVAGLVYEYTQLEGITVPLDLWFESESVGHFFKRQEGSLAPVISKSPFDMPEDVELPDDFINLGQFPVIEKAVEIIHERYDDKDVPIIGEITSAFTLLTDLVDLGKIIKMLNSDYFDIEDALEEINSKLVEEVKFYQDIGVDCIVVNDPSSTTNIVKPNLFVDLIQPYLVELSDSMDVPGVLHICGDTNPNIENMLSCGYEGLSISQEVDISYTREIKEKIGSKTAICGNLAIGETLLMKNEEQIKEESAKCLDKMVDVLGPGCNIAYETPLNNIKAMVDARDEYFEKIEQ, encoded by the coding sequence ATGAATATGAAAGATAATTTGATAAATGCTTTAAATGGAAAGGATTGTGAAAAAACACCCGTTACGGCCTTTCCATCAGTACTGACAACAGAACTACTTTCCAAGGCCAATACAAATTTTAATGAGGCTTGCCATGATGCGGAAAAAATGGCCGAAGTGGCCGGTTTGGTCTATGAGTATACTCAACTTGAAGGAATAACAGTACCCCTTGATTTATGGTTTGAATCAGAATCCGTGGGCCACTTTTTCAAAAGACAGGAAGGATCTCTTGCCCCTGTAATAAGCAAATCCCCCTTTGACATGCCTGAAGACGTTGAACTTCCGGATGATTTCATTAATCTGGGCCAGTTTCCAGTTATAGAAAAAGCCGTGGAGATTATTCATGAAAGATATGATGATAAAGATGTACCGATTATAGGAGAAATTACAAGTGCTTTTACATTACTGACCGATTTGGTGGATTTGGGCAAAATAATCAAAATGCTGAACTCAGATTACTTTGATATTGAGGATGCACTTGAAGAAATTAACAGTAAACTGGTAGAGGAAGTGAAATTTTATCAGGATATCGGCGTTGACTGCATAGTCGTCAACGATCCCAGTTCAACAACAAACATTGTAAAACCCAATCTGTTTGTTGATTTGATTCAGCCATATCTTGTCGAGTTATCAGACTCCATGGATGTTCCAGGAGTATTGCATATTTGTGGTGATACAAATCCCAACATAGAAAATATGCTTTCATGTGGATATGAAGGCCTAAGCATATCCCAGGAGGTAGATATTAGCTATACAAGGGAAATTAAAGAGAAAATAGGTAGTAAAACAGCCATTTGTGGAAATTTGGCCATCGGCGAAACTTTGCTTATGAAAAATGAGGAACAAATCAAGGAAGAATCAGCAAAATGTCTTGATAAAATGGTGGATGTTTTAGGACCAGGATGCAATATTGCTTATGAGACACCTTTAAACAATATTAAGGCAATGGTCGATGCCAGAGATGAGTACTTTGAAAAAATAGAACAATAA
- a CDS encoding ferredoxin → MYEVVLEREDCVMCGNCVDLDETLFTFDDDDRATIVGSNRDGDVDELEIDDIEVYTEAAENCSGECIEVYDEEGNPV, encoded by the coding sequence ATGTATGAAGTTGTTTTAGAAAGAGAAGATTGTGTAATGTGTGGAAATTGTGTCGATTTAGACGAAACACTATTTACATTTGATGATGATGACAGGGCAACAATCGTGGGTTCAAATAGGGACGGAGATGTTGACGAATTGGAAATCGATGATATTGAAGTCTATACAGAAGCTGCCGAAAACTGTTCTGGTGAATGTATAGAAGTTTATGATGAGGAAGGAAATCCAGTATAA
- a CDS encoding glycosyltransferase family 1 protein — translation MKLLIFVTGRGIGGDALIAYNVKKYLKQNGIDSEIVLDPKSPGYYFKKRNIPWLTSPIPNAGGHAASKIKLLKAAIKSLMASIRGSLLIRKEKADGVVGVVGGGAIIGALSAKLARVPAVTMVSTPTDTSISMKLNPTLMLPESPEYSNPKDSSSKYEVKKIYSPINLDIMGGNKENIIDKLPSAFDVSKDSILFASGSTLFDDMAKAARKFAEETDDYNIFVIGDPLKEELNDIIDYPNIINLGYINYIADLYDLIDLAVITDDGLTLHETMACQIPVVVVLGVKYGRYHNLASVFEGAVLESNVDNITDVVLKALDNKQSMKEAAGKYSDDLLNAPNEMCDFIKKHMKK, via the coding sequence ATGAAATTATTGATTTTTGTCACAGGAAGAGGTATTGGTGGAGATGCATTGATTGCATATAACGTAAAAAAATACTTGAAACAGAATGGTATTGATTCTGAAATAGTATTGGATCCAAAATCTCCAGGTTACTACTTTAAAAAACGAAATATTCCATGGTTAACCTCACCAATACCAAATGCCGGAGGCCATGCAGCTTCCAAAATCAAATTATTAAAAGCAGCAATAAAATCACTCATGGCATCAATAAGGGGTTCATTATTAATACGAAAAGAAAAGGCTGATGGGGTAGTTGGAGTTGTTGGTGGAGGTGCAATCATCGGTGCTCTTTCTGCTAAACTGGCTCGAGTTCCAGCAGTGACAATGGTCAGTACACCAACGGATACCTCAATATCCATGAAACTTAATCCGACATTAATGCTTCCGGAATCACCGGAATACTCTAATCCCAAAGATTCTTCCTCAAAGTATGAAGTTAAAAAAATATATTCTCCAATTAACTTGGACATAATGGGGGGCAATAAAGAGAACATAATTGATAAATTACCCTCAGCATTTGATGTTTCAAAGGATTCAATACTCTTTGCGTCAGGTTCAACATTATTTGACGATATGGCAAAGGCCGCACGTAAATTTGCAGAAGAAACTGATGATTATAACATATTCGTAATAGGCGATCCATTAAAAGAGGAGTTGAATGATATCATAGATTATCCAAATATAATTAACCTTGGGTATATCAATTATATCGCCGATTTATATGACCTGATTGATTTGGCGGTTATCACTGATGATGGATTAACATTGCATGAGACCATGGCCTGTCAAATACCGGTGGTTGTGGTGTTGGGCGTAAAGTATGGACGTTATCATAACCTGGCAAGTGTATTTGAAGGAGCCGTACTGGAAAGTAATGTTGACAACATAACTGATGTTGTTCTTAAAGCATTGGATAATAAGCAATCAATGAAAGAGGCAGCCGGAAAATATTCGGATGATTTGTTGAATGCCCCAAATGAAATGTGTGATTTCATAAAAAAACATATGAAAAAATAG
- a CDS encoding NAD(P)/FAD-dependent oxidoreductase yields the protein MENIVIIGAGPAGRFAAMDAAEKSNNVTLIEKRHIGGKCLNQACMVVCALSDVAKHVVESDNFNELGLVESEVNVNYGNIASKIKETQKKIRHVITAETKGTGVEYVRGEACVDADRKVVIVDDEDEYHYDKLLVCTGSSPLIPDIPGVENAYTYKDTLKFKEIPEKLVIIGGGSTAAEYANIFSSFGSQVDILCRSSFLKMLSDSEAEEYIVANLLKNTIVHENVEIKEITDRSVITNYGEIEGTVLLAAGVTPNSDIVKDIVDVDDDGHIIVDSHMQTSNPDIYAAGDVIGGLLSTPVSRMEGMVAINNIMGNDVEADYSLIPLTITLNYDVSYIKGDKVNNNGKELTLPAAAGPSSFWNMLTGKTGITKENIDIQSGKINNVLAITPSSNIALPYMIKIMKDKNDDDFSNFLEIHPTTDGIFKLAQYYKRYM from the coding sequence ATGGAGAATATAGTGATTATTGGTGCTGGTCCTGCAGGCAGATTTGCTGCCATGGACGCGGCTGAAAAATCAAACAATGTAACTTTAATTGAAAAACGTCATATTGGTGGCAAATGTTTAAATCAAGCATGTATGGTTGTATGTGCATTGTCTGATGTGGCAAAGCACGTTGTTGAATCGGATAATTTCAACGAGTTGGGTCTTGTTGAATCTGAAGTGAATGTAAACTATGGCAATATAGCAAGTAAGATAAAGGAAACCCAAAAAAAGATTAGGCATGTTATAACCGCTGAAACAAAAGGTACTGGTGTAGAGTATGTAAGGGGTGAAGCATGTGTTGATGCTGATAGGAAGGTTGTGATAGTTGATGATGAGGATGAATACCACTATGACAAGTTATTGGTTTGTACCGGCTCATCACCACTTATTCCCGACATTCCTGGTGTTGAAAATGCGTATACCTATAAGGATACTTTGAAGTTTAAAGAGATACCTGAAAAATTAGTTATTATCGGTGGAGGTTCAACTGCAGCGGAATATGCAAATATATTCTCAAGCTTCGGCAGTCAAGTCGACATTTTATGCAGAAGTAGCTTCCTTAAAATGCTAAGTGATAGTGAAGCTGAAGAGTATATTGTAGCTAACTTGCTTAAAAATACAATAGTTCATGAAAACGTAGAAATAAAAGAGATTACAGATAGGTCAGTTATTACAAATTATGGAGAAATTGAAGGTACAGTTCTTTTGGCTGCGGGGGTAACACCGAACTCGGATATTGTAAAGGACATTGTGGATGTTGATGATGATGGACATATCATAGTAGACAGCCACATGCAAACATCCAACCCGGACATATATGCAGCAGGTGATGTGATTGGCGGTTTATTGTCCACACCAGTATCACGAATGGAGGGAATGGTAGCCATCAACAATATAATGGGAAATGATGTGGAAGCGGATTATTCATTAATACCACTTACAATAACATTAAACTACGATGTTAGTTACATTAAGGGAGATAAAGTCAATAATAATGGAAAAGAATTGACGCTTCCCGCTGCTGCCGGTCCAAGTTCATTTTGGAATATGTTAACGGGAAAAACGGGAATAACCAAAGAAAACATTGACATTCAAAGTGGTAAAATAAATAACGTACTTGCCATTACCCCATCATCAAACATTGCCCTGCCATATATGATTAAGATTATGAAGGACAAAAATGATGATGACTTCAGCAATTTCCTTGAAATACATCCAACAACCGATGGAATCTTCAAGTTAGCCCAGTACTATAAAAGGTACATGTAG